A single window of Pyrus communis chromosome 10, drPyrComm1.1, whole genome shotgun sequence DNA harbors:
- the LOC137747047 gene encoding coatomer subunit beta'-3-like has protein sequence MPLRLDIKRKFVQRTERVKSLDLHPSEPWILASLYSGTVYIFNYQSQSTAKSFEVSDLPVRSAKFIVRKQWVVAGADDMFLRVYNYNTMDKVKVFEAHSDYIRCVAVHPTLPYVLSSSDDMLIKLWDWEKGWICTQIFEGHTHYVMQVTFNPKDTNTFASASLDHTVKIWNLVSPDPNFTLDAHSKGVNCVDYFTGGDKPYLITGSDDHTAKVWDYQTKSCVQTLDGHTHNVSAVCFHPELPVIITGSEDGTVRIWHSTTYRLENTLNYGLERVWAFGYMKGSRRIVIGYDEGAIMVKIGREVPVASMDGGGKIIWAKHNEIQTVNIKSVGADFEATDGERLPLAVKELGTCDLYPQSLKHNPNGRFVVVCGDGEYIIYTALAWRNRSFGSALEFVWSVDGEFAVRETTSRIKIYNKTFQEKKNVRPTFSVEHIYGGVLLAMRSNDFICFYDWVECRLIRRIDVNVKNVYWADSGDLVAISSDSSFYILKYDRDVVSSYFDSGRPVDELGVEDAFELLYEINERVRTGLWVGDCFVYNNSSSRLNYCVGGEVTTMFHLDRPMYLLGYLANQSRLFLIDKEFNVIGYTLLLSLIEYKTLVIRGDLEHAKQIFPTIPPEQHNSVARFLESRGMLEDALEVATDANYKFDLAIQLGRLEIAKEIATGAQSESKWKRLGELAMSTGKLDLAEDCLSHGMDLSGLLLLYSSLGDVQGISKLASLAKEQGKNNVAFLCLFMLGKLEECIQLLLESGRIPEAALMARSYLPSKVSEIVSIWRNDLNKVNKKAAESLADPQEYPNLFEDWQVSLALESKEAENRGIHPPAEQYPVYAEKPATNLVERFRSMQIDEEAPVENGDLDHEEVQENGEDQGEGETVEEDADSTNGVVLVNGNQEEELDKDDEATSSPERQLEDV, from the exons ATG CCTCTCAGGCTCGATATCAAG CGGAAATTTGTGCAAAGAACCGAGAGAGTTAAGTCTTTGGATCTACATCCATCTGAGCCATG GATCCTTGCAAGTCTGTATTCGGGAACTGTGTACATCTTCAATTACCAGTCACAG AGCACGGCAAAGTCTTTTGAGGTCTCTGATTTGCCAG TTCGGTCAGCAAAGTTTATAGTGCGTAAGCAGTGGGTAGTGGCTGGAGCTGATGACATGTTTCTTCGTGTATACAATTATAATACAATGGATAAAGTTAAAGTCTTTGAGGCACACTCGGACTACATTAGATGTGTGGCTGTCCATCCAACACTTCCATATGTTTTGTCGTCATCTGATGACATGCTTATCAAACTGTGGGATTGGGAAAAAGGTTGGATTTGTACTCAGATATTTGAAGGGCATACACACTATGTGATGCAAGTGACCTTTAACCCTAAAGACACCAACACTTTTGCAAGTGCTTCCTTGGATCACACTGTAAAG ATCTGGAACCTTGTCTCTCCTGACCCAAATTTTACATTGGATGCTCACTCGAAAGGGGTCAATTGTGTTGACTACTTCACCGGCGGTGATAAACCATACTTAATCACAGGCTCAGATGATCATACAGCAAAG GTGTGGGACTATCAGACAAAAAGTTGTGTTCAGACACTTGATGGGCATACTCACAATGTATCTGCAGTTTGCTTTCATCCGGAACTTCCAGTTATAATTACTGGTTCAGAGGATGGAACTGTTAGAATATGGCACTCAACCACTTATcg TCTTGAAAACACATTGAATTATGGACTTGAACGTGTTTGGGCCTTTGGGTACATGAAGGGTTCACGCCG GATTGTAATTGGTTATGATGAAGGAGCCATAATGGTAAAAATTGGTCGAGAAGTACCAGTTGCTAGCATGGATGGTGGTGGAAAAATTATTTGGGCAAAGCATAACGAAATTCAAACTGTGAATATCAAAAGCGTTGGAGCAGATTTTGAG GCTACAGATGGAGAAAGATTGCCTCTGGCCGTGAAGGAGTTGGGAACCTGTGACCTTTATCCTCAA AGTTTGAAGCACAACCCCAATGGAAGGTTTGTCGTTGTTTGTGGAGATGGCGAGTACATAATATACACAGCTTTAGCTTGGAGAAATAGATCCTTTGGCTCAGCATTGGAATTTGTATGGTCAGTGGATGGAGAATTTGCTGTTAGGGAAACTACATCAAGGATAAAAATTTATAACAAAACGTTCCAG gaaaagaaaaatgttcGACCAACATTTTCTGTAGAACATATTTATGGAGGGGTCTTACTGGCAATGCGTTCAAATGACTTCATATGCTTCTATGACTGGGTGGAATGCAGATTGATTAGACGTATTGATGTCAATGTTAAG AATGTTTATTGGGCTGATAGCGGCGATTTGGTGGCAATCTCAAGTGATTCATCATTCTACATTCTAAAATACGAT AGGGATGTAGTCTCATCATATTTTGACAGTGGAAGGCCTGTTGATGAACTAGGTGTAGAGGATGCTTTTGAGCTCCTCTATGAAATAAATGAGCGTGTCAGAACTGGATTGTGGGTCGGGGACTGTTTCGTCTACAATAACTCTTCTTCGCGACTTAACTATTGCGTTGGTGGTGAG GTAACCACAATGTTTCACCTGGACCGGCCCATGTACTTGCTGGGATATCTTGCCAATCAAAGTCGTCTTTTTCTAATTGATAAAGAGTTTAA TGTCATTGGATACACCTTGCTTCTCAGCTTGATCGAGTACAAAACACTTGTTATACGTGGAGATTTGGAGCATGCGAAACAAATCTTTCCAACAATTCCTCCAGAGCAACATAATAG TGTGGCTCGATTTTTGGAATCTCGAGGTATGTTGGAGGATGCACTGGAAGTGGCTACAGATGCTAACTACAAATTTGATCTTGCTATACAGCTGGGTAGACTTGAGATTGCAAAG GAAATTGCTACAGGAGCCCAAAGTGAATCCAAGTGGAAGCGGCTGGGAGAATTAGCTATGTCCACTGGGAAG CTTGATTTGGCTGAAGATTGTCTATCACATGGAATGGACCTTTCTGGCTTGTTGCTTCTCTATTCTTCCCTTGGAGATGTTCAAGGAATATCAAAACTTGCATCCCTTGCCAAAGAGCAAGGAAAGAATAATGTTGCATTCCTGTGTTTATTTATGCTGGGTAAATTGGAAGAATGCATACAGCTGTTGCTGGAaag CGGACGGATACCTGAAGCAGCTTTGATGGCACGATCGTACCTACCAAGCAAGGTTTCAGAGATAGTTTCAATTTGGAGAAATGACCTGAACAAG GTCAATAAAAAAGCTGCAGAATCATTGGCCGATCCGCAAGAGTATCCTAATTTGTTTGAGGACTGGCAGGTTTCTCTTGCCCTTGAGTCTAAAGAAGCAGAAAATAG AGGCATTCATCCTCCTGCTGAACAATACCCAGTCTATGCTGAGAAGCCAGCCACCAACTTAGTGGAAAGGTTCAGAAGCATGCAGATTGATGAAGAAGCCCCAGTTGAAAATGGAGATCTGGATCATGAG GAGGTGCAGGAGAATGGAGAAGATCAAGGTGAAGGAGAGACTGTTGAGGAGGATGCTGACTCCACAAACGGTGTTGTTCTTGTAAATGGAAACCAGGAAGAAGAGTTGGATAAAGATGATGAGGCAACTTCATCCCCCGAAAGGCAATTGGAGGATGTGTGA